From Mucilaginibacter rubeus, a single genomic window includes:
- the modA gene encoding molybdate ABC transporter substrate-binding protein, which translates to MAITSVYLWCYGIKEPFLRNYDTLQYQTKLLPARQKTIKAMQSEQYNTNSKKVIFFLFALLFTAGLSVNAQNIRVAAAANLQPVMEVLQKNFKQKTGISIDAVIGSSGKLVAQISNGAPFDVFLSADMSFPETLFKNGFAKEKPVVYVSGSLIICSTQNIGFENWERLLLSARVKKIAVANPAIAPYGKAAEQSLQDKGILDDAKPKIVYGESISQVNTYITTGVADVGFTTQSLVKELGNKTTLYYKVIDPKTYEPIQQGIVILKHGADNPSADKFYRYILSPAAKSIFKAYGYRVQ; encoded by the coding sequence ATGGCTATAACAAGCGTATATTTGTGGTGCTATGGTATCAAAGAGCCGTTTTTAAGAAATTATGATACGCTTCAATACCAAACGAAACTATTGCCTGCAAGGCAAAAAACTATAAAAGCTATGCAAAGCGAACAATACAATACCAATTCAAAAAAAGTAATATTTTTTTTATTTGCCCTGCTGTTTACGGCAGGTTTAAGTGTAAACGCGCAGAATATCCGGGTTGCGGCAGCAGCCAACCTGCAGCCGGTAATGGAGGTTTTGCAAAAAAACTTTAAGCAAAAAACGGGAATTAGTATTGACGCCGTAATAGGCTCGTCGGGTAAGTTGGTAGCACAGATTAGTAACGGAGCGCCGTTTGATGTGTTTTTATCTGCCGATATGAGCTTTCCGGAGACATTATTTAAAAACGGTTTCGCTAAAGAGAAGCCGGTAGTGTACGTCTCCGGTAGCCTGATTATTTGCAGCACACAAAATATCGGGTTTGAAAACTGGGAGCGGTTGCTGCTTTCGGCTCGGGTAAAAAAGATCGCGGTAGCTAATCCTGCTATTGCTCCTTATGGTAAAGCCGCCGAGCAGTCCCTTCAGGATAAAGGCATTTTAGATGATGCCAAACCTAAAATAGTTTATGGCGAAAGCATCTCGCAGGTAAATACTTATATCACCACGGGAGTGGCCGATGTTGGTTTCACCACACAATCGCTGGTGAAGGAACTCGGAAATAAAACGACATTATATTATAAGGTTATCGATCCCAAAACCTATGAGCCGATACAACAAGGTATCGTGATCCTGAAACATGGGGCAGATAACCCATCGGCAGATAAATTTTATCGCTACATTTTAAGCCCGGCCGCGAAAAGTATTTTCAAAGCGTATGGTTACCGGGTACAATAA